CTTATGATTACTCCTCAAGAATCGCCTATGACCGACATAcgatgtcttaccaatcactcAAATGGAAGTGGTGTCTTCATTGCACGTTGGACATGCTTTATACCCTTGCCCGCTCCAACCAGACAAGCTACTACGAGCAGGGAAATCATTAATTGTCCACAGAAGGGCTGCACGCATCTTGAACAATTCATTCCTTGTGCCATCTCTTGTGTCGACCCCGTTAATCCACAATTGTCTTAACTCATCCACCaaaggtcttagaaatacatccatgtctttacccggtggttttggcccaggaataagcagagttagcataaaatactcttccttcatgcatagccaaggggggagattgtagttcgtcaaaatcacaggccacatgctatATGATAAGCTCATGTTGCCAAAAGGATTAAACCCATCAGCAGCCAAGCCTAGACGAACATTTCTAGGATCTTTTGCAAAATCAGGATGGGTGGCATCAAAGTCTTTCCATGCAGACCCGTCAACCGGATGACGCATCACCCCATCTTCTATTGATCTCCCAGTATGATGCCATAACATGTCATTAGCTGTATGTCTTGAACTGTACATTCGCTTTAATCTGGGAGTCAAcagaaagtaacgcatcaccttgtgtggaacctttttccccttcttcttttcattgacccatcggctactcccacacacatgacatgaatctttgcttgcatgctcattataaaataaggaACAATCATATTTACACACATGGATTGATTGCTATCCCAACCCTAACTTACTCAGCTTCTTTTTCGCCTCATAGTGTGTTGggggaattttattatctttcggaaatgcaaattttggtaacttcaacaattcatcgaaagagttatttggccacttccctctaactttcaaatgcatcaacttcgccaaaaagtttaaggatgatatccaatcacaacccggatacaactcagcttcaatctcgtcgaacaactcgtcataatactgtccCATTCGACTGCCAGACACACCATCTGCTTCCTCTGCATTTGTCGGTAAGAGGAAATCATCAACGACGTCAACCATCTCGTCTACATCTTCATTCTCCTCAACTACCTCATTGGCAACACTAGCTTCCACCTCGCCGTGGTAAACCCACTTTTGATAACTCTGTTGAAAACCCTTGTCAAAGACATGAGCCTCCACTGTATCTATAGTTTGTAGTTTAACATTCAGGCACCTCACACACGGGCATAAAATTCTCCCGTCGCAGTCTACGTgttcttttgccattctcaagaaggcttggagaccgttccaataagcatcacagtTACACTTCCATAATGCCGTCCAACTCTTATCGATCGGCATCTACGATAgaagaataaacaataattaaaacttattgactatgtgtgtgtgccctaatccacattttcactccacttctataagggtaaagaacctatcccattcagatttgtaatatacatataatttaatctacactcttaaaattgtttcgtttatgtaaaaaattcggcagcacctccctatagttctcataagtgggcaaactaaaattaagtttgcccacttacgagaacaaataaggagacacatattgaaatctctattaatgaaacaataaaatgagcactagatcaaattataggtacacaacaaatccaaactatccatgcggacacataccgtcctggataattcggagaagcatatttaagagttcttactgactcagcttcaccgaacgggtctaaggcttttcgtgattgaaaataattaataaaacattatcactaggtgataatatatAAAACGTCTATCCAatctttggtgatcaaattttatcaccaaagaaaagcaacaaataaagaaatattttttaacactagaTGTTTTATGATCTCTTATAAAATCTtatgatattaaattataattttgtaatttattttgaaattatttatctaacttttaatttatttttaaattactaaatttgttaatattaaattaaattataattttttaattcatttatctaaaattttaatttattttgaaattatttatctaattttttaattactaatttaatattaaataaaattataattttttaattcatttatctaaatttgtaatttattttgaaattatttatctaacttttaatttattttttaattactaaatttgttaatattaaataaaattataattttttaattcatttatctaaatttgtaatttattttgaaattatttatctaacttttaatttatttttaaattactaaattttttaatattaaattaaattataattttttaatttattttgaaattatttatctaacttttaatttatttttaaattatatatctaattatttaatttatttttaaattactaaatttgtttatattaaattataatttttcactttattttaaaattattaaattgttaatattaaattaaattatttatgtaatattttaatttattctttaatttattttgttaattctaaGTATTTAATGtctaatttattatattattatttatttagtcctCTAACTCTACCAAAATTTTGACAGCATAACATTTCTGTTATaacatatcccaaaaatttaaaaccctacaaaaaacactcagaaaattcccagaacattcacaatatacatattattaatcaaatttaaatactaACACATACTACaattttatacacatatataaatatatcactaaACACATCTCACTTTGTACAcacattcacatattaattatattaattaaaccaataacataattaaaaaataaataccttgATGCCACAAAATTATATTATACTAGTGACCGAATTTCCAAGAGAtactccttcaatttctacacaaaatcaacccaaataattaaattaaaacaaaattaaatcaacttaatatatatatatataaaagcaaTTATATATATTCTGAGTTGGGTTTCAGCTTACCTGGACTTCGGCGTCTGAGAGATCGGAGAGCAGAccgagagtgagggtgaggtgAGGGTGCGACGACAGAGAGATCGAGAGTACTCTATACATAAATAAGAATATAACTCTCAAAAACATCAATAATGTCTAAaagcaaaaaaaatcaaaatccaatTTCTTTTAACAAAAAGTCACTTATTTTCACTAACTATATTTAATTAACCACTCACTTATTTATTCCACTCACTTATTTTCTTTAGAAGGTTCACTTTTTCTTCCTCTGATTGATCTTCTGGACAGCTCTAGAATACTATTAACTCCTATACGACTTCCCAGTGTGATACTCTTGTCATGAAAAAAAGAACCTGTGGACTGAAAATCAACCAAAAACCCTTATTTTTAGTAATTAAAAAGGTATCAATTTGGATAAGTTCATTCATTCTATCcaaattttagttcaaaaaaacaCTCTGGATTAGTAAGTTATGAGATCATTATGTACTGTTAATACTTCTTATAATTGTAGtagctttttctttcttctttccacAAGTGAATTATTTAGACCAGAAAATGCTCATTCATGCACATGCTGATCAGGGTGCACATTCTCTACTTTATTTCATCAGTAATGTCACAACATTATTTGGGCATCTTATACAATTACCAAGCATTACAATGTTCTGACAACAAAAAAATAGGAGgtttatgaaagaaaaaaaagctccTTTGCCGAATTTAACGTAAGGTGTGTGTGCAACACTGAAAAGGTCAGTATGTGATAGCTTTGATTATTGAACAAAGCTTAACAAGACACCAAATCTAATACTATACTATGGTCTGGTGTTCACAACTTGCTTATTAagaagatatatatttatatatattgtgtaTGTATACACACATGCCCATACACATATAAGCATTATTCTAGTCACATGGAGTGTGGGAAATAGTGGAGTCCAGTCCTATCATTTATAATCTCAAGGCACACTTACTATATctttatatacatacatatatatatatactagaataGATCAGCAAATTATGTAAGCAAAGAGAAATAACATGCAAATAATCAAAGTAAGAACCTCTTTTATATCACTTATGGTCAATGCAATGCGCACCTCTTTATTTCACTTATGCTCAATACAAAATATAATGTAAAGATAAATACATACATACAACAATATTTCTGCTATGCCAACAACAAGACTAAGAACATAATATAAAAATCTATTTCAGGTTTCCAATCTGCAAGTTTTACATAAAGAAACTTATAGAAAACccaaatatataaaaatagacACAAACCCAGAATATTTTTAGAGTGAAATGAGAcccaaaaaaaatcataattatctGCATAATAATATGTAAGAACTCAATCTCcaataatagaaaaaaatatcCAATCACAAATTCATTCCCAAAACTTTTATATACAATCTAATAATCTTACATAATTTTTAGTAAATTTAGATCTATTCAATAAaatcaaagccaaaaaaaaaacaacatatacatttttatatatattaccTCATATAAAGAGAGGGCGGCGGGACCTGCAAGGAAAAAATCAAAACATTttcaacaaaaaagaaaagaataaaacaaaacaaatataaaTGAGAAAGAGAGCAGAggaaaactatatatatatgtgtgtgtatcacCTGAAATAGAGAGCGCGACAGGAGATGCAAGAGAAGGGGGAAAATTAAAACTTTTTCAACAAACCaaataaatctatatatatatatttatatgtataggAAAAAGCTATTCAGGTGAGGATATATACGAGAAAGACgctgagagtgagagagaggagCCGTGGGTCACATaagaacaaataaaataaaaacagttGTGGATCTTACCTCATTTGAGAGAGCGGAGGAGAGAGTGAGAACTGGAAGACATAGAGGCGAAGGGGGAAAATTTGAGAGGGAGGAAGATTTGGAAGAGAGAGAGGCTAGAGGCGGCAAGGTTCTGAGGAGTAGAGAAAATATGAGGGAAAAAAAGGGGTTTTGACAAAAAATATTTGGCAAAAGGCACGTATATTTGGTGCCTCTCCAAAAAAGCGCATAACGACGAATTTGtcatgctattttttttttataaaaatgaaattacaaataatttattaatttatttatattttaaaaaatataatatatgtaacattaattaataaatatagatatgtatatgtatatgaatggATCATAGAGAGAGAAAGTCAACCAAATGAACAAATCTGAGCACAACAACGCAAATGCATATTCAAATTTGGCTGAGAAATTCAAAATTCCATAATATTTGGCTGCCTAGTTTACCTCAGAGAAAGCGGAAGAGACTGTGTGATCGCTTGGTTCTTACAGAAGCTGAGTTCGGTGGGGTCGTTAGGGAGAGAAAGCCGAGAGCTGAGTTCTTGCAGAGGCTGAGTTCAGTGGGGTCGAACGGATCTAGAAGGCTGAGTGTGAGAGAGGGAGACTTACAGAGGAGAGACTTACGGAGAGAAGgttggggtttggggtttggggtcTGAGAGGATATAGTGAGACCCAATTTTCGTTTGGTGTCTGGAGGATTTGGGGTTTGGGGTATATAGGATATTACAGTGGGAAAAACACATTTTGGGGGGTTTTTTTATTTGGCTTGCAGGGAAAtagtattattaataaaattttatttaaaaaaacttcttttattaaatatataataactaattaaattaataattaaaaaaattagacaattaatgaaaaattattttttaactaaTAATTACTCTATGTtgcaaattaataattaatactattttataaatatatttgtataatataacatttttaaattattttcaatatTTAACCAATAAATAGAACAACTCATTTTCAATATTAcactaattttataaaatatgataaAGAATAATGTAGTTAAATTACATTTAAGTATATTATTCTTTATATCATagctaatttaaattttaatataaaaattattaattataaatacaaaaattaataatatggaaaatttagaaacaaaaaaaatatagttttaaaattttttaataaatacataatttttataaatatatatttacataatttagttttttttttaaattaaattattcatttaacaaaagtaaaactttttaaattcaatcTATTCTCCATTTCTAAATTTTAATGTCACTTATTAATCATTCCAAGAAATAATACATAATTTGAGACATAAACCCATCTATTAtctcattatataattaaattttaattttaatataaaaaattattataaatacaaaagttaataatatgaaaaatttcgaaaaaacaattagttttaaaagtttttaataaatatacataattttcataaatatatatttaaaaaattttagtttattttttaaattaaattatttattaattatatttttagatttttttatttgaatttcgaCGACATTTTATAAGAGAtgtttacataaatatgggaaaaatataaatagtttctaaatttatgggaaaaaaaataattgtacaaaatatggtaagttttggaaaaaaagtttaaaatatggtaaataaattaccataaactTAATTCTCTTATCTCCTCACCATCTCTGTCTCTTCTTCTCATTCCTTTCTTTCTCCTCTcccatttcttcctcatttcaTATTTTCTTTCTCACGATCTCTCCTCAGATTTCTTCCGGCGATGTTACCTTCGCCGCTGCCTCCGACGACGGCGACGACGAactggtttttcttcttcttcttcttcttcttctttctttctttctttctttcttttttttcttcttcttctttctttcttcttattcttcttcttcttatttggtctttcttattcttctttttctttcttcaaatctagttttattctttttcttctttttcacatctgattttgaacttcatattttatttttctggggtttttttttttaaatctgtttaagtaaccaagtACTTGACTtcaaatttgatttttctgggcttttttttctaaatctatttaagtaaccaggtacttgacttcatatttgatttgatttaagaaaTGTACTGAAAAAAAAGTTGACTGCTATTATTTAATGTAGACTAGAGTAGTATAAGAAACTAGGTAGTTGAATATTTTATggtacttttaacatatgaaagctTAGGTTAGGTGATTAGTTTTTTTGGTTGAAAATGGCAAAAGTTGTCAAAAGGTTTTTCCCTGTGATGTTTAGATCAATTGGATATAGCTTTAGCAGCCAAACGTTCATCAAATAAGgttctaacataaatatttatgtgtttattaattatttaaagaaatagaactagaatgtttgctcaaaaaatgtatcgataggtttacaaaatttattcataatacaagtacaagaaataaaaaaacaagcaaacaaaacttttgatttttctgggttttttttttccaaatctgtttaagtaaccaggtaccatgatgtctgattcattttattcatatcagattttttttagacctaggtgtaaccagttacaatagcgattaatttagattcttttgtttagatttgattttgttttcacacctgac
The genomic region above belongs to Humulus lupulus chromosome 1, drHumLupu1.1, whole genome shotgun sequence and contains:
- the LOC133821091 gene encoding uncharacterized protein LOC133821091 codes for the protein MKEKVPMHSSTCDETDLLKWLAYGPRKHAASYTEFMPIMSEVTESRLYNVVEGEQYVRDDCEGTKYTCLLPNIFCQNPFFSLIFSLLLRTLPPLASLSSKSSSLSNFPPSPLCLPVLTLSSALSNEVPPPSLYMRVLSISLSSHPHLTLTLGLLSDLSDAEVQKLKEYLLEIRSLV